From the genome of Rhizobium binae, one region includes:
- a CDS encoding C40 family peptidase, which translates to MTMFDRRLHAYRSDLAEAALEGKVEASRFVEGTPARVAVPVIGLRPAPELARGIDTELLLGEQVTVFDRADGWCWVKAASDGYVGYVAADALSQIDPVPTHIVTVPRTLLYPEPELRKPHLTTLSMGSRVHVANEAEVRGNHYVVLEDGTAIFATHVQPIGALDGADYVEIAGRFLETPYLWGGRSGLGIDCSGLVQLAMLMTGRQAPRDTDMQAAGVGEAIDRSEIRRGDLVFWKGHVAIFEDPQTILHANGHSMTVARENFESAVARIGSLYQQPTGYRRPFK; encoded by the coding sequence ATGACGATGTTCGACCGCCGCCTGCATGCCTACAGGTCCGATCTCGCGGAAGCAGCACTCGAAGGCAAGGTGGAGGCGTCGCGCTTCGTGGAAGGCACCCCGGCGCGTGTCGCCGTTCCCGTCATTGGCTTGCGCCCTGCGCCGGAATTGGCGCGCGGCATCGATACGGAACTGCTCCTTGGCGAGCAGGTGACGGTTTTCGATCGCGCCGACGGCTGGTGCTGGGTGAAAGCCGCTTCGGATGGTTATGTCGGTTATGTCGCCGCAGACGCGCTTTCGCAAATTGACCCGGTACCGACCCATATCGTCACCGTGCCGCGAACCTTGCTCTACCCGGAGCCCGAACTGCGCAAACCGCACCTGACGACGCTTTCGATGGGAAGCCGCGTTCACGTTGCCAACGAGGCTGAAGTGCGAGGCAATCATTACGTCGTGCTCGAGGATGGAACCGCGATCTTCGCCACGCACGTCCAGCCGATCGGCGCCCTCGACGGTGCCGATTACGTCGAGATCGCCGGCCGATTCCTGGAAACGCCCTATCTCTGGGGCGGACGCTCCGGTCTCGGCATCGATTGCTCCGGCCTCGTGCAGCTTGCGATGCTGATGACCGGACGACAGGCGCCGCGTGATACCGACATGCAGGCAGCCGGCGTCGGCGAAGCGATCGACCGTTCTGAAATCCGTCGCGGTGACCTGGTGTTCTGGAAGGGCCATGTGGCGATTTTCGAGGATCCGCAGACCATCCTTCATGCCAATGGTCACAGCATGACGGTGGCGCGTGAGAATTTCGAGTCCGCCGTCGCGCGCATCGGCTCGCTCTACCAGCAGCCGACCGGCTATCGCCGCCCGTTCAAGTGA